Proteins from a single region of Thermoanaerobacter uzonensis DSM 18761:
- a CDS encoding copper amine oxidase N-terminal domain-containing protein, producing MKKSLMLFISVILMVSFFTIIAFANSTIKLIVNGSEIKPDVPPQIINGRTMVPIKWVADALGAKVEWDGNNRIVKLTSILEKPLLFTRIAFSKDWQKATKSPYQELPELRDLYNQNFYVITGNSEGSKVFDTLGVDKLERVSSNITVPEGSIGIFTVYSSIIGITVKGQNIIIYVQPQDAGYDFVAIDPVVADLPYKESGYSEKIFTFIFTDTKGKELTRIVKMCP from the coding sequence TTGAAGAAAAGTTTGATGTTGTTTATTAGTGTTATTTTAATGGTGTCATTTTTTACTATAATTGCTTTTGCAAATAGCACAATCAAATTAATCGTAAATGGTAGTGAGATTAAACCGGATGTGCCACCGCAAATTATCAATGGAAGAACAATGGTGCCTATTAAGTGGGTAGCTGATGCCTTAGGGGCTAAAGTAGAATGGGATGGTAATAATAGAATTGTCAAGTTAACTTCGATCCTAGAAAAACCTCTTCTTTTTACCAGAATTGCTTTCTCAAAGGACTGGCAAAAGGCAACAAAGTCACCGTACCAGGAACTTCCGGAATTGCGTGATCTATATAACCAAAATTTCTATGTTATAACTGGCAACAGCGAAGGGAGTAAGGTCTTTGATACTCTAGGTGTAGATAAACTGGAACGTGTATCGTCAAATATTACTGTTCCTGAAGGTAGCATAGGTATTTTTACTGTGTATAGCTCTATCATTGGAATTACAGTAAAAGGACAAAACATAATAATCTATGTACAACCTCAAGATGCCGGCTATGATTTCGTTGCAATTGACCCAGTAGTTGCTGACCTTCCATATAAAGAAAGCGGATATAGTGAGAAAATCTTTACCTTCATTTTTACGGATACTAAAGGTAAAGAACTAACAAGGATTGTAAAAATGTGCCCTTAG
- a CDS encoding septal ring lytic transglycosylase RlpA family protein, whose protein sequence is MANQATWYVDTNGDGIVSVNNYGVIRFKVSVGGYNPGQRAEVTADRLNTIFADTKRDLDFITPTWISSNYVIASAHVRRGDGQVTFKNYPYTIYEDLYDTNLNLICTVTTADATTYGMNPAALALNWTRNIRGALQSSDLNCLNERVNSSRQLIVPTQSYVGSKNVTATYYGMGEQLLNPYTSNGEIFHTCDLTIASGLSDLPRNCWVKVTYSGKSIIARVNDTAPANIIDLSYGGIAKALGFPGSGTVNISAP, encoded by the coding sequence ATGGCAAATCAAGCAACGTGGTATGTAGATACAAATGGAGATGGCATTGTCTCTGTAAACAATTACGGAGTAATTAGATTCAAGGTGTCTGTTGGAGGCTATAATCCTGGACAGAGAGCAGAGGTAACTGCTGACCGTCTCAATACAATTTTCGCAGATACCAAGAGAGATCTGGATTTTATCACTCCAACATGGATAAGTAGTAACTATGTGATTGCATCTGCACATGTGCGAAGAGGAGATGGCCAAGTTACTTTTAAAAATTATCCATATACAATATACGAAGACCTTTATGATACAAATTTAAACCTCATTTGCACTGTTACGACTGCAGATGCAACCACATATGGCATGAATCCCGCCGCATTGGCTTTGAATTGGACAAGAAATATTAGAGGTGCACTTCAAAGTAGTGACTTAAACTGTCTAAATGAACGTGTTAACTCTTCCAGGCAACTTATTGTACCTACACAAAGTTACGTTGGAAGTAAAAATGTAACTGCTACTTATTATGGTATGGGAGAACAGCTCTTAAATCCTTATACAAGTAATGGGGAAATATTTCATACTTGCGACCTTACCATTGCATCCGGACTTTCTGATTTACCACGTAACTGTTGGGTTAAAGTAACATACAGTGGAAAAAGCATTATAGCCCGAGTAAATGATACAGCTCCTGCTAACATAATTGATTTGAGCTATGGTGGTATTGCAAAAGCTTTGGGGTTCCCGGGCAGTGGGACAGTTAACATTTCAGCACCTTAG
- a CDS encoding sialidase family protein gives MKKAFVILLILTLLFGGCQTKREVNESNTYHKLLPNFQYFQMMDKNNGWAIAEDMGENKAFITIDGGSTWITQSVSYIGDIRSWFFMDSNHAWILYSNEILYPNGMLYRTENRGKNWYDDKVPFDMGKLFFLNSNGTYQGWFLKEDGNASGNVPVDVYRLINNKWALIHKGELPNNTLASSNPLPYEGDKKSFIFLPDAKTGFVAIERQDPGKSSLYMTSDGGYTWYKKNIPLLSKLSDKHISVYSLKFVDGEIIWPISGFDHVKNNFSILFLVSKDNGNSWEEKASLIYSSSPREIYVLDKENWYVLFENQLLKTNNGGHTWKKINVPQGTFQIQFIDNKTGWALALTSKWTNIFFTKDGGYKWEKKF, from the coding sequence ATGAAGAAAGCTTTTGTAATCTTGTTAATTTTAACTTTGCTATTTGGCGGATGCCAGACTAAAAGAGAGGTTAATGAGAGTAATACATATCACAAACTACTTCCTAATTTTCAATATTTCCAAATGATGGATAAAAATAATGGATGGGCTATTGCGGAAGATATGGGAGAAAATAAAGCATTTATTACGATTGACGGAGGTAGTACATGGATTACTCAGTCAGTTTCTTATATAGGTGATATTCGTAGTTGGTTTTTTATGGATTCTAATCATGCTTGGATACTTTATTCTAACGAAATCCTTTATCCTAATGGGATGCTTTACCGGACAGAAAATAGAGGTAAAAACTGGTATGATGATAAAGTGCCTTTTGATATGGGTAAATTATTTTTTCTGAATTCTAATGGTACATATCAAGGCTGGTTCCTTAAGGAGGATGGTAACGCATCTGGAAATGTACCTGTAGATGTGTATAGATTAATAAACAATAAATGGGCACTAATTCACAAGGGGGAGTTGCCTAATAATACTTTGGCATCTTCCAATCCGCTTCCCTATGAGGGAGATAAAAAGAGTTTTATTTTTTTGCCGGATGCAAAGACTGGTTTTGTTGCGATAGAAAGGCAGGATCCAGGAAAGTCTAGTTTATATATGACAAGTGATGGAGGTTATACATGGTATAAGAAAAATATTCCTTTGCTTTCAAAATTGAGTGATAAACATATCTCCGTATATTCTCTTAAATTTGTTGATGGTGAAATAATTTGGCCAATATCTGGATTTGATCATGTGAAAAATAATTTTTCGATATTGTTTTTAGTGAGCAAAGATAATGGAAACAGTTGGGAAGAAAAGGCTTCCTTAATATATAGTAGTTCCCCTAGAGAAATTTATGTATTGGATAAAGAAAACTGGTATGTTTTATTTGAAAATCAATTACTTAAAACAAATAATGGAGGTCATACATGGAAAAAGATTAATGTTCCTCAAGGTACGTTTCAAATTCAATTTATAGATAATAAAACAGGATGGGCTTTAGCTTTAACATCAAAATGGACAAATATATTTTTCACTAAAGATGGTGGTTATAAGTGGGAAAAGAAGTTTTAA
- a CDS encoding ABC transporter ATP-binding protein has translation MYALEIKNLSKQIDGKQILSSVSFKVQEGEIMALVGPNGAGKTTTLKCIMNAVKKDSGEILIFEKPFHPSIKKDIAFVTEHRKVFNNLTLGDYYKMYKTLYPLWNDTFFKNFLSKYGFNLNEEMQKFSRGQKTFILAILAFSTNAKLIILDEPTQHLDPAVRFELIEITKQYVNDKKGTILLSSHEIFELEEYATSFAIIKDGKILYTDSIDEAKQKHRIVSLNENIKGAKVIAVMNNEVLVQTEEDIGEYPRLNQIIVGYLKS, from the coding sequence ATGTACGCACTGGAAATAAAAAATTTAAGCAAACAAATAGATGGAAAACAAATACTCTCAAGTGTCAGCTTTAAAGTACAGGAAGGCGAAATAATGGCACTTGTGGGTCCAAATGGTGCAGGGAAAACTACAACACTGAAATGCATAATGAACGCAGTAAAAAAGGATTCAGGTGAAATACTAATATTTGAAAAGCCTTTTCACCCTTCTATAAAAAAAGACATAGCTTTCGTTACAGAGCATAGAAAAGTCTTTAATAATTTAACATTAGGAGATTATTATAAAATGTATAAAACTCTATATCCTCTATGGAATGATACCTTTTTTAAAAATTTCCTTTCTAAATATGGCTTTAATCTAAATGAAGAAATGCAAAAATTCTCAAGAGGTCAAAAAACCTTTATATTAGCGATATTAGCTTTTTCAACAAATGCAAAATTAATAATACTGGATGAACCTACACAGCATCTTGACCCGGCAGTAAGGTTTGAACTTATAGAAATAACAAAGCAATACGTCAATGATAAAAAAGGAACTATACTTCTTTCTTCTCATGAAATATTTGAATTAGAAGAATATGCCACAAGCTTTGCCATAATAAAAGATGGAAAAATACTATATACAGATTCCATTGATGAAGCGAAACAAAAACACAGAATAGTTAGTCTTAATGAGAACATAAAGGGGGCAAAAGTAATCGCAGTAATGAATAACGAAGTTTTAGTACAAACTGAAGAAGATATAGGTGAATACCCTCGCTTAAACCAGATAATTGTAGGCTACCTAAAAAGCTAG
- a CDS encoding GntR family transcriptional regulator: MLRKVDKHSGIPAYLQIVNMIKSEILLGNLQKGSQLPSIRDLQVIFDVNINTVIKALEKLKNEGYLEAEQGIGYFVKKDIDINKEVIDIIKECVLKLKNSQIDYYTAMLIFEEVWKNE; this comes from the coding sequence ATGCTAAGAAAAGTTGATAAACACAGCGGTATACCTGCATATTTACAAATAGTAAACATGATAAAATCAGAAATTTTATTAGGTAACCTTCAAAAAGGCAGTCAACTCCCATCTATAAGAGATTTACAGGTGATATTTGACGTAAATATAAACACTGTTATAAAAGCTTTAGAAAAATTAAAAAATGAGGGTTACCTCGAAGCAGAACAGGGTATCGGATATTTTGTAAAAAAAGATATTGATATAAACAAAGAAGTAATAGATATAATAAAAGAATGTGTATTAAAACTCAAAAATAGTCAAATAGACTACTACACTGCTATGTTAATTTTTGAGGAGGTATGGAAAAATGAATGA
- a CDS encoding M42 family metallopeptidase, giving the protein MDYKELLKKLSESHGVSGHERGIYDLLRKEFEEISDEVLEDNFGNLIFKKKGTKGKYKVMLAAHLDEIGLMVKDIDEKGFIKFTTVGGVDQRTLPSQEVIVHGKKELLGVIGSKPPHLLSSEDMEKAIKIEDMYVDVGLPKKEVEELVKIGDIITIKRDFRELLNDYVSGKALDDRAGIVVMAVCLDELKKLYHYHDIYAVATLQEEVGVRGATTSAYNVEPDIAIAIDVTHGKARGVSLEIELGKGPAIGKGPNMHPAVYKGLVETAKNYNINYQVEPLPGPSGTDAWAIQVSREGVPTGLVSIPLRYMHTSVETGNMKDIISSGKLLAYYIANLPEELEGHLCY; this is encoded by the coding sequence ATGGATTATAAGGAGCTATTAAAGAAGCTTAGCGAAAGTCATGGAGTTTCCGGACATGAGAGAGGAATTTATGACCTTTTAAGAAAAGAATTTGAGGAGATTTCTGATGAGGTTTTAGAGGACAATTTTGGCAATCTTATTTTTAAAAAGAAAGGCACAAAAGGCAAGTACAAGGTGATGTTAGCCGCTCATTTAGATGAAATAGGCCTTATGGTAAAAGATATTGATGAGAAGGGATTTATAAAATTTACAACAGTAGGAGGAGTAGATCAGAGGACTCTTCCTTCCCAAGAAGTTATAGTTCATGGTAAAAAGGAATTATTGGGGGTTATAGGAAGTAAACCGCCACATCTTTTGTCTTCGGAGGATATGGAAAAAGCTATAAAGATTGAAGATATGTATGTGGATGTGGGGCTTCCTAAAAAAGAAGTAGAGGAATTAGTCAAAATTGGTGACATTATAACGATAAAAAGAGACTTCAGAGAGCTTTTAAATGATTATGTTTCTGGAAAGGCCTTAGACGATAGAGCCGGGATTGTTGTGATGGCAGTATGTCTTGATGAACTGAAAAAATTATATCATTATCATGATATATATGCAGTAGCTACTCTTCAGGAAGAGGTGGGGGTAAGAGGAGCTACGACTTCCGCTTATAACGTAGAGCCAGACATTGCAATTGCTATTGACGTTACCCATGGAAAAGCAAGAGGGGTTAGTCTGGAGATAGAGTTAGGTAAAGGACCTGCAATTGGAAAAGGTCCTAATATGCACCCAGCAGTATACAAGGGTTTAGTTGAAACAGCTAAAAATTATAATATAAATTATCAGGTGGAACCATTACCAGGTCCATCAGGAACAGACGCTTGGGCGATACAGGTTTCAAGAGAGGGCGTGCCAACAGGATTAGTATCAATACCTCTAAGATATATGCATACTTCAGTAGAAACTGGAAATATGAAAGATATAATAAGTAGCGGTAA